GATGGCGCTCACTCAGGGCCACGCTCATCAATAGGCCCGAAGCACAGAACACACCCAGCAGAGTAATGATTAGCCATTGTGGCGCGATCATTGTCAGGCCCAGCAAGGCCGGCAGAATCACCAGGCAGCCCAGGTTGAAGATGACCATTCCCAATACAAAAAGGCGGGCCGGGTTGTAGCCCTTTTGCCAGTGATATACCGCGACAAACAGGATGCTCAGGCTGGCTAACGCCACTAAACCATAGGTAATTAGGTTCAGCGGCAAGCTGTTGACGAATAACTCCAAAAGGCCCGCTAATGCAATGATTAGCATGTCGGCTAATAGCAGTCGATTCAAAACAACCGAGCCACAGGGTGCGAAAAAGCGATAGGCAAACATTAAGCCGCTGAGTGCTGCCATAACCAACGCCCAATATGCGTTGGGGGTCTGGGCCACGTGCCAGTTCGGCACCCAGGATGCCAGAAGATTAAACAATAACATCGCGCTTAGCGTCAGCATCGCTTCGCACGCTGCCAGCCACAAGCTGGCGTGGGAGCGGGTATGGGTGAACCGGGTAATGTTCTGCAGGATCAGCATCGCCAGACAACCTAAAAATAGGCCGAGCAACAAAGGTTGACGCTCATCCGCCGCGATTGAAATGGCTGACTGCAGGGTAATGTTTGGTCGCAGTTGTTGTTCTGAAACCAAGCGCAGATAAATGTCCAGCATGCCAATGCTCTGCGGCATCGGCATCAGAAAATCAGTGGAATGCAATGACTGGATATCGCGAGGAATGTTGTTGCCGGTGCGCGAATGAGTAATCACCTTGTCGCCATCAAGCACGTAAAGGTCAAGACTGGCCAAGTCGGGAGCAAAAACTCTAAGCAATTGCTCGTGCTCATTGGGAAGCAGCCGATAGTGCAACCAGACAGCGCTATTACGGTCTCCTGCGGAGACTTGATCAAGGTTAATAGGGCTAAATTGATTAACGTACCGAGGCGAACGTACGTCGCTCAATTGCAGGCTGGCCTGATCATCGACCAGCGTCGACCATCCACCACGTTGCTCGGCATAGCCGGGAAGCATGCAGAGAAGTGTCAGCAGACCAATGGTGAAACCTATGGCAATCCTGAGCCAGCGCACGGCGAAATCCCTTCGTAGGTGAATGCCAGATAACTATGCGCGGGGCTGGAATTGACAGGCAGTCCCCTTTGAGAGTTCTGCCTGAGAGGCTGCATGCCTTATTCCAGATCTTCACCACGCTCGCGAGCAATGGCCCGATAGCCAATGTCCTTGCGATAGAAACAACCGTCCCAACTAATTTCAGCCGCCAGTCTGTAAGCCTGTTCCTGCGCGGCGCCCACGGTGTCGCCCAGTGCTGTCGCACACAGGACACGCCCGCCTGACGTTACTACCTGGCCATCCTGCAACGTTGTTCCGGCATGGAATACTTTGCCGGTCATACCCGCTACGACATCCAAGCCTTTGATCGCAGCGCCTTTAACGTAATCACCTGGATAACCGCCAGCGGCCAGCACGACGCCCAGACTTGGACGAGGATCCCACTGCGCTTCAACTTTATCCAAAGCCTTGGCTAGCGCGGCTTCGATCAACAACACCAGGCTAGACTGCAAGCGCAACATCACTGGCTGGGTTTCTGGATCGCCGAAACGGCAGTTGAATTCAATGACCTTCGGATTTCCAGCCTTATCGATCATCAAACCAGCATAGAGGAAGCCGGTGTAAATGTTCCCTTCCTCGGCCATCCCGCGGACAGTCGGCCATATCACCGAATCCATGACGCGCTGGTGAACGTCGGCGGTCACTACCGGAGCTGGGGAGTAGGCGCCCATGCCTCCGGTATTGGGGCCAGTGTCGGCGTCGCCGACACGTTTGTGGTCTTGGCTGGTGGCCATAGGCAAAACGTTCTTACCGTCGACCATGACAATGAAGCTGGCTTCTTCGCCATCAAGAAACTCTTCAATCACCACCCGCGAACCTGCTTCGCCAAACGCGTTGCCTGCGAGCATATCGCGTACAGCGTCTTCAGCTTCAGCCAGGGTCATGGCGACAATCACGCCTTTGCCCGCAGCGAGGCCGTCGGCTTTGATCACGATAGGAGCGCCGACTTTCTGCAAGTACGCCAATGCGGGCTCGACTTCGGTGAAGTTCTGGTAATCAGCTGTCGGAATCTTGTGGCGCGCCAGGAAGTCTTTGGTAAAAGCTTTCGAACCTTCCAGCTGCGCAGCAGCAGCGGTGGGGCCAAAGCAATCCAGGCCACGAGAGCGGAATAGATCGACCACGCCTGCCACTAGTGGCACTTCAGGGCCGACGATAGTCAGGGATACATTTTTTTCTGCAAAATTTGCCAGCTCAGCGAGGGCAAGTACGTCGATATCGACGTTTTCGCATTTGGCCTCTGTCGCGGTCCCGGCATTGCCCGGTGCGACGAAAACTTTCACAACACGTGGGTCCTGCGCGACTTTCCACGCCAGCGCGTGTTCACGTCCACCGGCGCCAATGATTAGAACGTTCAAATAAAAGCTCCTTCGGAAAGCTGCAAGCTACAAGCGGCAAGTAAAGGCAGGTTGCACGTGCTCTACCACCTGTTGCTTTGAATAAGTGAGGCTGCAAACTACAGGCAAGAGCGAACAAGTTGGCTCTTATAGGATAGAAATCAGTGCCTGAAGTGACGCATGCCGGTGAAGACCATGGCGATGCCTGCTTCATCGGCTGCAGCGATCACTTCGTTGTCACGCATCGAGCCGCCTGGTTGGATGACAGCGGTAATTCCAACCTTGGCTGCATTGTCGATACCGTCGCGGAACGGGAAGAACGCGTCCGATGCCATAACAGCGCCTTGCACTGACAAACCTGCGTGCTCAGCTTTGATTGCGGCGATGCGCGCGGAGTTGACGCGGCTCATCTGGCCCGCGCCGACGCCGATAGTCTGGCGATTTTTTGCGTAGACGATGGCGTTGGACTTCACATACTTGGCGACTTTCCACGCGAAGATCAGGTCATGAATTTCCTGTTCGCTCGGGGCACGTTGGGTGACGACTTTCAGGTCGTCGCTGCCAATCATGCCGATGTCACGGCTCTGAACCAGCAAGCCGCCGTTAACGCGCTTGAAATCCCAGGCTGGGCTGCGCTCGGTCGCCCATTGACCGCTAATCAGCAAGCGAACATTGATCTTCGTGGCAATAATGGCTTGGGCTTCAGCAGTAACGCTCGGCGCGATAATCACTTCAACAAACTGGCGCTCGACGATGGCCTGAGCGGTCTTGGCGTCAAGTTCACGGTTGAAGGCTATGATGCCGCCAAATGCTGACTCGCTATCGGTAGCGTAGGCCAACTCGTAGGCCTGACGAATGCCGCCTTCGTCATCCGGGCTCACTGCCACGCCACAAGGGTTGGCATGTTTGACAATGACGCAGGCCGGCTTGACGAAGCTTTTTACGCATTCCAGTGCCGCATCGGTGTCCGCCACGTTGTTGTACGACAATTCTTTGCCTTGCAACTGGGTGGCGGTGGCAATGCCGACCTCGGCAGGATGGGCTTCTACATAGAACGCCGCGCTTTGATGCGGGTTCTCGCCGTAGCGCATTTCCTGAGCCTTGATGAATTGGCTATTGAAGGTCCGCGGGAATGCGCTGCGGCCTTGGGTACTGAGGGTTTCGGTGGTCTGATCTATGCTGCCCAAATAGTTCGCGATCATGCCGTCGTAAGCGGCGGTGTGTTCAAACGCCTTGAGCATCAGGTCAAATCGTTGGGCGTACGTCAGGCCACCAGCCTTGAGGCTTTCCAGAACGTGGGAGTAGTCGCTGGCATTGACCACTATCGCTACGTCTTTGTGGTTTTTTGCTGCCGAGCGAACCATGGTTGGGCCGCCGATATCGATGTTTTCGATGGCGGTTGGGAGGTCGCACCCTGGTTTGGCAATCGTTGCTTCAAAAGGGTAAAGGTTGACCGCGACCAGGTCGATTGGCTTGATCCCATGCTCGGCCATGATGGCGTCGTCGATGCCACGGCGACCAAGGATGCCACCGTGGACTTTCGGGTGCAGGGTCTTGACCCGGCCGTCCATCATTTCTGCGAAGCCGGTGTAGTCCGCGACTTCGACCGCCGCAATGCCGTTCTCTTGCAGCAGTTTAAACGTGCCGCCTGTGGAGAGAATCTCGACGCCCAAGGCTCCGAGTTCACGGGCGAAATCGACGATGCCGGTCTTATCGGAGACGCTGATCAGCGCACGGCGGATCGGCAGGCGGGTAGTCTGGTCGGTCATTTCAATTTCCATCTAAAGCAAAAGGGTCAGCAAAAAAGGCGACCCGCTGAGGTGGGTCGCCTTTTTGATTAATGCTTACAGCAGATCGTACTGCTTGAGTTTTTTGCGCAAGGTGCCGCGATTAAGGCCCAGTAATTCAGAGGCTTTGGTCTGGTTTCCCTTGACGTAGTTCATCACACATTCGAGCAGCGGCGCCTCGACCTCCGACAGCACGAGGTTGTACACATCCGTGACGGCAGCGCCTTCAAGGTGGGCGAAATAATTATGCAGCGCTTTCTCGACACTGCCACGCAGGGTCTGACCCTCCTCGCTGGGCGTGTTGAGGTGCTGTTTCAAATTTACGTTTTCGCTCACGGGTGTTGTTCCACTCACTAAATTCTCGGTCATCATCGTCATGCGGCCACCTCTTTTTCGTCCCCTGTTTCCGGGCTCTCATAACGCTCGCTGAAGAACTCACGAACGTCGGCGCACTGTGTTTCCGTATCTTCCAAACGATTGAAACGGGCACGAAACTCCCTGGCGCCCGGCAGGGTTGCGAGATACCAGCCGACATGCTTGCGTGCAATTCGCACACCCAACACATCGCCATAGAAAATGTGCAGCGCAGCCAAGTGCTCAAGCAGGATGCGTTCCACTTCACTCACCTGTAACGCGGGCAATATTTCGCCGGTACGCAGGTAGTGTTCTATCTCGCGAAAAATCCAGGGCCGCCCTTGGGCGGCTCTGCCAATCAATAATCCGTCTGCCCCGGTGGCGTGCAGCACATACCGGGCTTTGGCCGGTGAATCAATGTCACCATTGGCAAACACTGGGATCGACACCGCCTGCTTGATCTCGGCAATGGTGTCGTACTCGGCTTCGCCGGTGTATAGATCAGCACGGGTTCGGCCGTGCACGGCCAATGCCACAATCCCGGCTTGTTCGGCGATCTTGGCTACGGTCAGGCCGTTTTTGTTCAACCGGTCCCAGCCGGTGCGTATCTTCAAGGTGACCGGTACATCAACTGCCGCCACCACGGCTTGCAGGATCTCGGTGACCAGTTGTTCGTCTTTCAATAACGCGGAACCTGCGGCCTTGTTGCAAACTTTTTTTGCCGGGCAACCCATGTTGATGTCGATGATCTGTGCGCCCAGTTCAACATTGGCGCGTGCTGCGTTTGCCAGCATTTGCGGGTCCCCACCGGCGATCTGGACCGAACGGGGTTCAGGATCACCTTCATGGATCATGCGCAGGCGCGATTTGCGACTGTTCCACAGGCTCATGTCGCTGGTCACCATTTCCGATACCACTAGCCCCGCGCCGAGTTGGCGGCAAAGCTGGCGAAAGGGCTGGTCAGTAACTCCAGCCATCGGGGCAAGAATCAAGCCGTTTTGCAATGTATAAGGGCCGATGCGTAGCGCCGACATAGGTGTGCCTGTTAGGGGGCCGATCATCGCTGCTCTTGCGAAAACCATTGCATTCGTCGCTGCGTGTTCACGCTGCCCGAAGGTCCGTTTTCAGGTGCAGAAGCGAGTTTTCAGTCGGAACCCAGAGTATGAAAAAGGGTTGGCATGATACCCGCTCTCGATGACTGGATAAAGGCTGAATTGGATAAAATCTGAGCAGTTATTTTCTTATCGCCGCAAGTTTGGCTCAAACACTGGATGTCATAAAAGTGTCGCCAATAGCGGGTCGGGAATTGTCGCTCGGGTTAGCTTTAATCTATCGATCTTTCGCCGACCTGTGATCGCCCATCGACCGGCTGGCAAACGCCTGTGAGGGCTATCCGAGGTCTACTCAGGTGATCGAAAGCTTAGGCTGTAATTGACGGCTTTGGTACCGGGATCAAGGATGTCCAACGCGATATGAATGGGTGTCTGTGGTGGCATTTCAGCCTTGCCCGCCATTTCGCCACTCAAGTATTCGCTTGGCTTAAACCGACGACTGGCAATGAGCTGACCATTGGGGTCGGCAAAACGCAGTTCCAATAATGGGAAGGGCTGTGAAAACGACGCTCGGTTATAGATGATTGCATCGACTACCAGCGCACCTTTGAAGTCAGGATGGCTGCGTACGATCAAGTTGCTGCTCTTGAGCAGGTCTATGTTCACCTTGGATGGCACGTTGCAGCCGACTTGAGGGCAGGCGAGTTGAAACCAGGGGCGGTATTGATCCTGTCGCGCCATCTCGTCGAAGTGATACCAAACGTATTGTCCGGCCAACGCTGCGACAGCCAGCAGAATCAGAAGTCCCCAGGCAAAGCGACGACCCCAGCGAGGCTTGGGTTTTTGCCAGTCGAGCTGCAATGGGTCATCCGTGAGGTCGAGGATAGGTTTGTTGCGCAGCACATTTTCATGCAGGCCAGGCTCGGTGCGACTGCGCTTGAGTCGAGGCCCAGGACGCTGAGGCGGTTCGTTCAGCGGTTGAAGCTCTTCGTCATCAACAGCCGAAAATCGCTCGCCCGACTCATCGTAAACGGCTTCCCCGTGGTGAGTGATGGTCCCGGAATTTCCAGGCACCGCATTGAGAGGCTTGGGTTCGTGTTCCGAATCACCGGGCGCGTAGGACAACGACGGTTCGGTGCGCTCGTTACGTGTAGAGGGCTCGTGGGTAAGTTTCGCCTCGTGTGAGGTATCCACCGCCGACTCCCGCTCAGGGTCGCGGTCGGCGGCGTCATCGTTTAGCAAGCTGGCGTATTGTTCACTCTCGCCTTCTGTGTTGTCGCGATGAGCGCTCATCGCTGAATCACCCTTGCGGGAATGATCGGCTTGACCAAAGGTTTCCGGAAGCTGGATTTCTCGCTGTTCAAGCTTGGCCAATGCTTCGTCGAGATCAAGGTTATCCAGGTCAAGGCTGGCGAAATCGTGCGACGGAGTCTTCCACTCTTTGATGGGTGTATCGGATGGCCGTTCAACCGGTTGCTCGGTCGGCTTTTCGTCAAGCGCAATAACGGGTGGCAGCGCCCTGGGTGTCGTCGGTGGCGCAGGAGAGGGGGTCTGACTCTCTTCGACCAGTTTGCCAGCACGCTGTCCGAGCAGCTGTTTCGCAGCGTTGAAAACTTGCAGGCACGCTCCGCACCGGACGACGCCACGGGCCACGCTCAATTGAGCATGGCTCACGCGGAAACTGGTCTGGCAGTGCGGGCACTGGGTTACAAAACTGTCGGTCATGCGGCGATCCGGTTCATGCAGGCGCTGATTCTAGCCCGCGGCTTCAAGCAACGGTTAACGGCGACGGCCAGTGATGCGAACCCAGCCATCACGGTCAGCAATCGGGTCAAGGGCAAACGTTTCGGCGTAAGCGGCGGCCACTTCCTTGCCCTGTTCAGCGAGAATCCCGGACAACGCAAGGCGGCCACCAGCTTTGACCAGACTGGCGAGCGTTGGTGCCAATGACACCAGTGGACCGGCGAGGATGTTGGCCACCAGTACGTCCGCTTTTTCTTGAGGCAGGTCTTCGGGCAGGAACAGCGTAAAGCGTTCGGGTGCTATGTGGTTGCGCCCGGCGTTATCTCGCGATGCATCCAGCGCCTGGAAGTCGATGTCGGTACCGACCGCTTGTTTCGCCCCCAGCAGCAGGGCAGCGATGGCTAAAATTCCCGAGCCACAGCCGAAGTCCAATACGTCGCAGTCTTTAAGATCCTGATCGTCGAGCCATTCAAGGCACAGCGCCGTCGTTGGATGAGTGCCGGTGCCGAAGGCCAAGCCTGGATCAAGTAGCAAATTTACCGCGTCAGGCTCCGGCGCGACGTGCCAGCTTGGCACAATCCACAGGCGCTGACCGAAACGCATTGGCTGGAAATTGTCCATCCAGCTGCGTTCCCAGTCTTGGTCTTCGATGACTTCGCTCATGTGCTCCGGCAGCTCGACGCCGGTGAGCAGTTGCAGGTGGGCCAGCACTTGATCGGCGTCGGTATCGGCTTCGAACAGCGCCAGCAAATGGGTGTGTGACCACAACGGCGTGGTGTTCAGCTCAGGTTCGAAAATTGGCTGATCTTCGGCATCCATGAACGTGACGGAAACGGCGCCCACTTCAAGAAAAGCGTCTTCGTAGGTTTCGGCTTGTTCTGGGCTGATGGCGAGACGGACTTGCAGCCAAGGCATGGCGGGCACCTATGAAAAATGACATGTGCAGCGCTTGGCTGCGAGAAGCGCGCAAGTTTACTTGAGCGCGAAGGTGAAGGGCAAAAAACAACAACGCCGTTGTTGGCAGTAATGGGCCAACCAGAGCGCAGATTTTTTAGATGGCGCTAAGGAAAACTGACTTGTAAACACAATAACTTTAACGTTTCGCTGCTTGGCATGAATCAAATCCTCCACCCCGTGACCCTATTACAAGGGTTTGTTCAGCCTATTCGCCCACATTAACAGGCTTAGAGACAAGAAAACCTGGCTGCGAGGCCAGGTTTTCTTTGGGTACCAACTGCGCAAGCAATAGAGACCGTTATTCGTTAGCCAGTTTGTGTTCCAAGTAATGAATGTTGACACCGCCTTCGCAGAAGCCTTCATCACGGGTCAGGTCGCGGTGCA
The nucleotide sequence above comes from Pseudomonas sp. AB6. Encoded proteins:
- the prmA gene encoding 50S ribosomal protein L11 methyltransferase, whose amino-acid sequence is MPWLQVRLAISPEQAETYEDAFLEVGAVSVTFMDAEDQPIFEPELNTTPLWSHTHLLALFEADTDADQVLAHLQLLTGVELPEHMSEVIEDQDWERSWMDNFQPMRFGQRLWIVPSWHVAPEPDAVNLLLDPGLAFGTGTHPTTALCLEWLDDQDLKDCDVLDFGCGSGILAIAALLLGAKQAVGTDIDFQALDASRDNAGRNHIAPERFTLFLPEDLPQEKADVLVANILAGPLVSLAPTLASLVKAGGRLALSGILAEQGKEVAAAYAETFALDPIADRDGWVRITGRRR
- the purD gene encoding phosphoribosylamine--glycine ligase, with protein sequence MNVLIIGAGGREHALAWKVAQDPRVVKVFVAPGNAGTATEAKCENVDIDVLALAELANFAEKNVSLTIVGPEVPLVAGVVDLFRSRGLDCFGPTAAAAQLEGSKAFTKDFLARHKIPTADYQNFTEVEPALAYLQKVGAPIVIKADGLAAGKGVIVAMTLAEAEDAVRDMLAGNAFGEAGSRVVIEEFLDGEEASFIVMVDGKNVLPMATSQDHKRVGDADTGPNTGGMGAYSPAPVVTADVHQRVMDSVIWPTVRGMAEEGNIYTGFLYAGLMIDKAGNPKVIEFNCRFGDPETQPVMLRLQSSLVLLIEAALAKALDKVEAQWDPRPSLGVVLAAGGYPGDYVKGAAIKGLDVVAGMTGKVFHAGTTLQDGQVVTSGGRVLCATALGDTVGAAQEQAYRLAAEISWDGCFYRKDIGYRAIARERGEDLE
- the fis gene encoding DNA-binding transcriptional regulator Fis gives rise to the protein MTMMTENLVSGTTPVSENVNLKQHLNTPSEEGQTLRGSVEKALHNYFAHLEGAAVTDVYNLVLSEVEAPLLECVMNYVKGNQTKASELLGLNRGTLRKKLKQYDLL
- the dusB gene encoding tRNA dihydrouridine synthase DusB, whose translation is MSALRIGPYTLQNGLILAPMAGVTDQPFRQLCRQLGAGLVVSEMVTSDMSLWNSRKSRLRMIHEGDPEPRSVQIAGGDPQMLANAARANVELGAQIIDINMGCPAKKVCNKAAGSALLKDEQLVTEILQAVVAAVDVPVTLKIRTGWDRLNKNGLTVAKIAEQAGIVALAVHGRTRADLYTGEAEYDTIAEIKQAVSIPVFANGDIDSPAKARYVLHATGADGLLIGRAAQGRPWIFREIEHYLRTGEILPALQVSEVERILLEHLAALHIFYGDVLGVRIARKHVGWYLATLPGAREFRARFNRLEDTETQCADVREFFSERYESPETGDEKEVAA
- a CDS encoding DUF3426 domain-containing protein, which encodes MTDSFVTQCPHCQTSFRVSHAQLSVARGVVRCGACLQVFNAAKQLLGQRAGKLVEESQTPSPAPPTTPRALPPVIALDEKPTEQPVERPSDTPIKEWKTPSHDFASLDLDNLDLDEALAKLEQREIQLPETFGQADHSRKGDSAMSAHRDNTEGESEQYASLLNDDAADRDPERESAVDTSHEAKLTHEPSTRNERTEPSLSYAPGDSEHEPKPLNAVPGNSGTITHHGEAVYDESGERFSAVDDEELQPLNEPPQRPGPRLKRSRTEPGLHENVLRNKPILDLTDDPLQLDWQKPKPRWGRRFAWGLLILLAVAALAGQYVWYHFDEMARQDQYRPWFQLACPQVGCNVPSKVNIDLLKSSNLIVRSHPDFKGALVVDAIIYNRASFSQPFPLLELRFADPNGQLIASRRFKPSEYLSGEMAGKAEMPPQTPIHIALDILDPGTKAVNYSLSFRSPE
- the purH gene encoding bifunctional phosphoribosylaminoimidazolecarboxamide formyltransferase/IMP cyclohydrolase; translated protein: MTDQTTRLPIRRALISVSDKTGIVDFARELGALGVEILSTGGTFKLLQENGIAAVEVADYTGFAEMMDGRVKTLHPKVHGGILGRRGIDDAIMAEHGIKPIDLVAVNLYPFEATIAKPGCDLPTAIENIDIGGPTMVRSAAKNHKDVAIVVNASDYSHVLESLKAGGLTYAQRFDLMLKAFEHTAAYDGMIANYLGSIDQTTETLSTQGRSAFPRTFNSQFIKAQEMRYGENPHQSAAFYVEAHPAEVGIATATQLQGKELSYNNVADTDAALECVKSFVKPACVIVKHANPCGVAVSPDDEGGIRQAYELAYATDSESAFGGIIAFNRELDAKTAQAIVERQFVEVIIAPSVTAEAQAIIATKINVRLLISGQWATERSPAWDFKRVNGGLLVQSRDIGMIGSDDLKVVTQRAPSEQEIHDLIFAWKVAKYVKSNAIVYAKNRQTIGVGAGQMSRVNSARIAAIKAEHAGLSVQGAVMASDAFFPFRDGIDNAAKVGITAVIQPGGSMRDNEVIAAADEAGIAMVFTGMRHFRH